In one Chitinophaga sancti genomic region, the following are encoded:
- a CDS encoding MgtC/SapB family protein has product MNNEIFLRFLLAAVWGGLVGIEREYRSKSAGFRTMIMISIGSCFFTIISSMLGGNNPDRIAANIVTGIGFLGAGVIFRGENKINGITTAATIWTVSAVGMGIGGGYYFAAACASMFILTILVLLPYIEAEIDRHHKSVEYTLIFRNAAYSAELFELSLSRYGLKYKPSKKEKDGELCILSWIVQGDTKKHWLLINEIIDDERVNKFTY; this is encoded by the coding sequence ATGAACAACGAAATTTTTCTACGTTTCCTGCTTGCCGCAGTTTGGGGCGGCCTTGTTGGAATAGAACGGGAATACAGAAGTAAATCTGCCGGTTTCCGAACCATGATCATGATCTCCATCGGGTCCTGTTTCTTCACGATCATATCTTCTATGCTGGGAGGTAATAATCCCGACCGTATAGCCGCTAACATCGTAACCGGGATCGGGTTCCTGGGGGCAGGGGTAATTTTCCGGGGAGAGAACAAGATAAATGGCATCACAACAGCTGCCACTATCTGGACAGTGTCCGCCGTAGGGATGGGTATTGGGGGAGGATATTATTTCGCAGCAGCTTGTGCTTCCATGTTTATCCTGACCATCCTGGTATTGCTACCCTATATCGAGGCGGAAATAGACAGACATCACAAATCAGTAGAATATACCCTCATTTTCCGAAATGCGGCCTATTCTGCGGAGTTGTTCGAACTTTCCCTGTCCAGGTATGGACTGAAATATAAACCTTCCAAAAAGGAAAAGGACGGGGAACTGTGCATACTATCCTGGATCGTACAGGGGGATACGAAAAAGCACTGGTTATTGATCAATGAAATTATCGACGATGAACGGGTAAACAAGTTTACCTATTAA
- a CDS encoding TetR/AcrR family transcriptional regulator codes for MKKAEATRMNILEKAFELIYVKGYKTTSIDDIIATTKVTKGAFYYHFKNKDEMGIAIINELMKPTLAQSFIEPLKTDAPPLDAIYGLIHHLLMEDKFLKVEHGCPVANFAAEMSPWNEDFNAALNELTHEWTKIMVAALERGRKNGTVRRDVNSKQVTMFVMSGYWGVRNFGKLENSNSPYILFLKQLKSYLETLK; via the coding sequence ATGAAAAAGGCTGAGGCAACAAGGATGAATATTTTAGAGAAAGCATTTGAGCTGATTTACGTCAAAGGGTACAAAACCACCAGTATTGACGATATCATTGCCACCACAAAGGTGACCAAAGGTGCATTCTACTATCATTTCAAAAACAAAGATGAGATGGGGATCGCCATCATCAATGAATTGATGAAACCTACCCTGGCACAAAGTTTCATTGAGCCTTTAAAAACCGATGCCCCACCACTGGATGCAATTTATGGGCTGATCCATCATTTGCTCATGGAAGATAAATTCCTCAAAGTTGAACATGGATGCCCCGTGGCTAACTTCGCAGCTGAAATGAGCCCCTGGAATGAGGACTTCAATGCCGCCCTGAATGAACTGACACACGAGTGGACCAAGATCATGGTCGCTGCGCTTGAGCGGGGCAGGAAGAACGGAACAGTACGCAGGGATGTCAATTCAAAACAGGTGACCATGTTCGTGATGTCCGGCTACTGGGGCGTACGTAATTTCGGCAAACTCGAAAATAGCAACAGCCCGTATATCCTGTTTTTAAAACAGCTAAAATCTTACCTGGAGACCTTAAAATAA
- a CDS encoding HAD family hydrolase, with product MIKLVVTDLDGTLLNDQHQVPERFWDIATRLLKKGVKLGIATGRPHFSITENFKPLMGHVYAISDNGSFIMYDKREIMSKPLPHEEIDALVKTSRAIENTFPVLCGKDCWYLESEAQVLLDRVLVFQKNIKIVEDLTRLNDPVLKMSVLDLAGAEQHAYPHYQSFADRLKVTLGGAFWVDVTRRDANKGEALKVIQEVNQITADETLAFGDYLNDYEMMKHAKYSYAMKNAHPAIIEAANFITEKGNNEAGVLDVIEALCFNA from the coding sequence ATGATTAAATTAGTAGTAACCGACCTCGATGGTACATTGCTGAATGATCAGCACCAGGTACCGGAGCGTTTTTGGGATATTGCCACCCGACTGTTAAAAAAAGGAGTAAAGCTGGGCATTGCCACCGGAAGACCACATTTCAGCATTACTGAAAATTTCAAACCTTTAATGGGACATGTATATGCCATTTCGGACAATGGCAGTTTTATCATGTATGATAAAAGAGAAATCATGTCCAAGCCATTACCCCACGAAGAAATAGACGCATTGGTGAAAACCTCCCGTGCCATTGAAAATACCTTTCCCGTACTCTGTGGTAAAGATTGCTGGTACCTGGAAAGTGAAGCCCAGGTGCTGCTGGACAGGGTGCTGGTATTCCAGAAAAACATCAAAATAGTAGAAGATCTGACCAGGCTGAATGATCCGGTGCTGAAGATGTCCGTACTCGACCTGGCAGGTGCTGAACAGCACGCCTACCCGCACTACCAGTCATTTGCCGACAGGCTGAAGGTGACCCTCGGAGGAGCATTCTGGGTAGATGTAACCCGCAGGGATGCCAATAAAGGAGAAGCCCTGAAGGTGATACAGGAAGTGAACCAGATCACTGCTGATGAAACACTGGCCTTTGGCGATTATCTGAATGACTATGAAATGATGAAGCATGCAAAATATAGCTATGCCATGAAGAATGCGCATCCTGCCATCATTGAGGCGGCGAACTTCATAACAGAGAAAGGTAACAATGAAGCTGGGGTACTCGATGTGATAGAAGCGCTGTGTTTCAATGCATAA
- a CDS encoding 3-oxoacyl-ACP synthase III family protein has translation MRKEIRATISALGGYVPSTVLTNQFLSTIVDTSEEWIMQRTGIEERRIASAEDEATSDMAASAIQNLLDNYKVNPEEIEAVILATATPDYLLAPASSLVCKKSGLINAFGFDLNGACSGFLFGLTTGASLIESGRYKKVIVVGADKMSSIVDYKDRNSCILFGDGAGAVLLEPTTEDYGVMGSVMKTDGGGTDSLVVKAGGSRFPASAETVNENAHYIKQNGALVFKNAVESMAAASTEALDLNNLDAEEIDWVIPHQANKRIIQAVSERLNIPFEKIKINIEKYGNTTSATVPLVLWDFAEDFQPGQNLLITTFGAGFSWGATCLKWGQLCAKREKLEYALPVSEPISI, from the coding sequence ATGAGAAAGGAGATCAGAGCTACCATCAGCGCACTAGGAGGCTATGTACCCTCGACAGTACTTACGAACCAGTTTTTATCGACAATTGTGGATACTTCTGAAGAATGGATTATGCAGCGCACAGGCATAGAAGAACGACGTATTGCAAGTGCAGAAGATGAGGCCACTTCAGACATGGCCGCATCAGCGATTCAAAACTTACTTGATAATTATAAGGTTAATCCTGAAGAAATAGAGGCGGTCATCCTGGCCACCGCTACTCCCGACTATTTACTGGCCCCTGCCAGTAGCCTCGTGTGTAAAAAAAGCGGTCTTATCAATGCCTTTGGCTTTGACCTCAATGGAGCCTGCAGTGGCTTCCTGTTCGGCCTTACCACAGGCGCCAGCCTGATCGAAAGCGGCCGCTATAAGAAAGTCATCGTAGTCGGAGCCGACAAAATGAGCTCTATCGTTGACTATAAGGACAGAAACAGCTGTATCCTCTTTGGCGACGGCGCAGGTGCCGTTTTACTCGAACCAACTACCGAAGACTATGGCGTAATGGGAAGTGTGATGAAAACCGATGGAGGAGGAACAGATTCCCTGGTTGTAAAAGCCGGCGGATCCAGGTTCCCTGCCAGCGCTGAAACCGTAAATGAAAACGCACATTATATCAAGCAAAATGGTGCACTGGTTTTTAAGAACGCGGTAGAATCAATGGCCGCGGCTTCCACCGAAGCCCTGGATCTAAATAACCTCGACGCAGAAGAAATTGACTGGGTAATTCCTCACCAGGCTAATAAAAGAATTATCCAGGCTGTGAGCGAAAGACTCAATATCCCCTTCGAAAAAATTAAGATCAACATAGAAAAATACGGGAATACTACTTCCGCCACCGTTCCCCTGGTATTGTGGGATTTTGCTGAAGATTTCCAGCCCGGTCAGAATTTACTGATCACCACTTTCGGCGCTGGATTTTCGTGGGGTGCTACCTGTTTGAAATGGGGGCAGCTCTGCGCTAAAAGAGAAAAGCTGGAATACGCTTTGCCTGTTAGCGAACCAATAAGTATCTAA
- a CDS encoding AraC family transcriptional regulator yields the protein MKDPTEILTGVIFYSHLTSKRKEVAAFMAHNTLILMVEGQLSIETAGGKTILQKGDIMLVGKNQLATLTKIPSAEGNYETIVIVLQEDLLRTIALEEKIEVREPYTGSPFVLIPPNDFMQGYFQSVLPYVRHPDKKIRASMGMLKVREGVTLLLYAMPSLNSLLFDFSAPYKIDLKKFMLSHYHFNLPVEKFAQLTGRSLAAFKRDFKKVFDAAPRQWLLEKRLVEARHLIEKKNKKPSAIYLDLGFESLSHFSRTFKKMFGKVPSACIPAL from the coding sequence ATGAAGGATCCGACCGAAATACTTACAGGAGTCATCTTTTACTCCCATCTCACATCCAAACGGAAAGAGGTGGCCGCATTCATGGCGCATAACACACTGATCCTGATGGTGGAGGGGCAATTATCAATTGAGACGGCAGGCGGGAAAACGATCCTGCAAAAGGGTGATATAATGCTTGTGGGGAAGAATCAGCTGGCTACATTGACGAAAATACCATCAGCGGAAGGAAACTATGAAACCATTGTAATCGTATTACAGGAGGACCTGCTCAGAACGATTGCCCTGGAAGAAAAAATAGAGGTCAGGGAGCCATATACCGGTTCCCCCTTTGTGCTCATTCCACCGAATGATTTTATGCAGGGGTATTTTCAGTCAGTGCTCCCTTATGTGCGCCATCCGGATAAAAAGATCAGAGCCAGCATGGGGATGCTGAAAGTAAGAGAAGGAGTTACCTTGTTGCTATATGCTATGCCTTCTTTGAATAGTTTATTGTTCGACTTTTCAGCGCCTTATAAAATAGACCTTAAAAAGTTCATGTTAAGCCATTATCACTTCAATTTACCGGTTGAGAAATTTGCGCAGCTGACAGGGAGAAGTCTGGCGGCATTTAAGCGGGATTTCAAAAAGGTATTTGACGCGGCACCGAGACAATGGCTGCTGGAAAAGCGATTGGTGGAAGCCCGGCACCTGATAGAAAAGAAAAATAAAAAGCCATCAGCGATCTATCTTGATTTAGGATTTGAAAGCCTGTCTCATTTTTCGCGCACGTTTAAGAAGATGTTTGGAAAGGTACCTTCGGCATGCATTCCCGCTTTGTAA
- a CDS encoding glycoside hydrolase family 97 protein: protein MSKRMLLCLFMSAFAGTEAFAQKNDALVKSPDSQLSVNVQLREGKAYYSVTYAGRSIIEPSRIGLLSDLGDFSQQLQWAGREKKLLQEQYSLDRGKVSRVDYKANELRCAFINAGKDTLEVLFRVSNRDVAFSYRIPKNGKGAVACTVEKEVTGFDFPAKTTTFITQQALPMTGWMRTKPSYEEPYSIEEAVGVTSQNKVGYTFPALFHVAGQAWALISETGVGDNYVGTRLSEGSTDGLYTIAFPQSGENNGQGPASATAPLPFQTSWKTITVGNDLKPIVASTVATDVVKPVVKSDKLFTPGRATWSWIIWQDSSANYKDQVAYIDLAASLKAEYVLIDVLWDVLIGKEKMAELARYAASKGVGLILWYNSNGSWNDAPYTPKNRMSDRTVRREEMAWLQKIGIKGLKVDFFGGDKQVTMQLYHDILADAAEYGLVINFHGATLPRGWDRMYPNWVSSEAVLASENLVFQQSFCDNYPQTATIYPFTRNAVAPMDFAPVFLNKRLNRNPEKGNFRRTTDAFEMATAVLFFSPVQHWGLTPDNLEGTPEYLLDFIRNVPTTWDETRLIDGYPGKYCVIARRKGSKWYVAAVNGEPAEKTITIKLPMLENKEVSIIKDGEGQASVLQKQKVGTSVTITLKKAGGAVLFN from the coding sequence ATGTCAAAACGAATGTTACTATGCCTCTTCATGTCTGCATTTGCAGGTACTGAAGCCTTTGCCCAGAAAAATGATGCGCTTGTAAAAAGCCCGGACAGCCAGTTGTCAGTGAATGTACAACTCCGGGAAGGGAAAGCTTATTATAGTGTTACCTATGCAGGCAGGTCGATCATTGAACCATCCCGCATAGGGCTGCTGAGTGATCTGGGTGATTTTTCACAACAACTACAATGGGCAGGCAGGGAGAAAAAACTGCTGCAGGAACAATACTCGCTGGACAGGGGTAAGGTGAGCAGGGTAGACTACAAAGCCAATGAGCTACGTTGTGCGTTTATCAATGCTGGTAAAGATACCCTGGAGGTGCTGTTCAGGGTGAGCAACCGGGATGTGGCTTTCTCTTACCGGATCCCCAAAAATGGTAAAGGGGCAGTTGCCTGCACGGTAGAAAAGGAAGTAACAGGTTTTGATTTCCCTGCGAAAACGACCACGTTTATTACCCAACAGGCATTGCCGATGACGGGCTGGATGCGGACCAAGCCTTCTTATGAGGAACCTTATTCCATAGAAGAAGCAGTGGGTGTTACTTCGCAAAATAAAGTAGGTTATACTTTTCCTGCCTTGTTTCATGTAGCCGGGCAGGCATGGGCATTGATCTCCGAAACGGGTGTGGGTGATAACTATGTAGGTACCCGTTTGAGTGAGGGCAGTACTGATGGATTATATACGATTGCATTTCCTCAAAGCGGCGAAAATAACGGGCAGGGGCCGGCAAGTGCTACTGCGCCACTACCTTTCCAGACATCATGGAAAACAATTACGGTAGGCAATGACCTGAAACCTATCGTAGCATCTACGGTAGCGACGGATGTAGTGAAGCCGGTAGTAAAGTCAGATAAGCTCTTTACTCCGGGCAGGGCTACCTGGAGCTGGATCATCTGGCAGGATAGCAGTGCCAATTACAAGGACCAGGTGGCATATATTGACCTTGCAGCCAGTTTGAAAGCAGAATACGTGTTGATCGATGTATTGTGGGATGTGCTGATCGGGAAAGAGAAAATGGCCGAATTAGCCCGATATGCGGCTTCAAAAGGTGTTGGACTGATACTCTGGTATAATAGTAACGGATCATGGAATGACGCGCCTTATACGCCTAAAAACCGTATGAGTGACAGGACTGTTCGCCGGGAGGAAATGGCCTGGTTACAAAAGATCGGGATTAAGGGCTTAAAAGTCGATTTCTTTGGCGGTGATAAACAGGTGACCATGCAGCTGTACCACGATATACTGGCGGATGCGGCTGAATATGGGCTGGTGATCAACTTTCATGGCGCGACCCTGCCAAGGGGATGGGACCGGATGTATCCAAACTGGGTGAGCAGTGAGGCGGTACTGGCATCAGAGAACCTGGTATTCCAGCAATCTTTCTGTGATAATTATCCGCAGACGGCCACCATTTATCCTTTTACCCGTAATGCAGTGGCACCGATGGATTTTGCACCGGTGTTCCTGAACAAACGCCTGAACCGTAACCCGGAAAAAGGAAATTTCAGACGTACTACAGATGCTTTTGAAATGGCAACGGCGGTGTTGTTCTTTTCACCTGTACAGCATTGGGGATTGACACCTGATAACCTGGAAGGCACGCCGGAATACCTGCTGGACTTTATCAGGAATGTGCCCACCACCTGGGATGAGACCCGTTTGATTGATGGTTATCCCGGGAAGTATTGTGTGATTGCACGCCGTAAAGGTAGTAAATGGTATGTGGCAGCGGTGAACGGGGAGCCGGCAGAAAAGACGATTACGATAAAATTGCCTATGCTGGAGAATAAAGAGGTGTCAATAATTAAGGATGGCGAGGGCCAGGCGTCCGTATTGCAAAAACAAAAAGTAGGTACGAGTGTGACAATTACTTTGAAGAAAGCGGGAGGTGCGGTGCTGTTTAATTAA
- a CDS encoding DUF3817 domain-containing protein, with protein MLQLFKTPIGRLRIISFLEGISLIILLFIAVPLKYWAGQPALVKLMGPIHGLLFTLFVITTLSVGVTYKWKFSETSWKVLLGCIIPFGTFYIDRYILAPAASNERS; from the coding sequence ATGTTACAATTGTTCAAGACGCCAATCGGTCGTCTAAGGATCATCTCATTCCTGGAAGGGATCTCGCTGATCATCCTGCTATTTATTGCCGTGCCCTTAAAATACTGGGCGGGCCAACCTGCCCTGGTTAAATTAATGGGCCCGATCCATGGCTTGCTGTTTACCTTATTTGTCATCACCACACTGAGTGTAGGCGTAACGTACAAGTGGAAGTTTTCCGAGACCTCCTGGAAGGTTTTACTCGGCTGTATTATTCCATTCGGCACTTTCTATATTGACAGGTACATCCTGGCACCCGCAGCAAGCAATGAAAGGAGCTAA